A section of the Cuniculiplasma divulgatum genome encodes:
- the rrp41 gene encoding exosome complex exonuclease Rrp41, producing the protein MGTASDIKLIDENGLRIDGRSPTELRPLKIETDVLERADGSAFIEWGGNKILVAVYGPREAYPKHTQDIEKAVVKARYNMSAFSVDERKRPGPDRRSVEISKVISEALSAAVMVEQFPRAQIDVFIEVLQADAGTRIAGLTASSVALAAAGIPMRDMVVGCAAGKVDGKIVLDLGKEEDNFGQADLPMGILAKSGKIVLMQMDGDLSQEEFDQATALIMDATKRIYEIQREALAGKYRALALERGGE; encoded by the coding sequence ATGGGAACAGCGTCTGATATTAAATTGATTGATGAGAACGGTCTTAGGATAGATGGGCGATCCCCAACGGAACTAAGGCCATTGAAGATTGAAACCGATGTTCTGGAAAGGGCAGACGGGTCAGCATTCATAGAGTGGGGGGGCAACAAGATACTTGTGGCGGTATACGGTCCAAGGGAAGCTTACCCAAAGCATACGCAGGACATCGAAAAGGCTGTTGTGAAAGCAAGGTACAACATGTCCGCATTCTCCGTGGATGAAAGAAAAAGGCCGGGGCCGGACAGGAGATCTGTGGAAATATCAAAGGTCATCTCAGAGGCGCTTTCCGCCGCAGTTATGGTGGAACAGTTCCCAAGAGCCCAGATTGATGTTTTCATTGAAGTCCTTCAGGCTGATGCGGGAACGAGAATCGCCGGTCTCACAGCAAGTTCCGTTGCTCTGGCAGCTGCGGGCATTCCAATGAGGGACATGGTTGTAGGTTGTGCGGCTGGCAAGGTGGATGGAAAGATAGTCCTGGACCTGGGCAAGGAAGAGGATAATTTCGGCCAGGCCGATCTTCCCATGGGAATACTTGCAAAATCAGGGAAAATCGTCCTTATGCAGATGGATGGCGATCTGAGCCAGGAGGAGTTTGATCAGGCTACAGCGCTCATAATGGACGCAACAAAGAGGATATATGAGATCCAGAGAGAAGCTCTGGCTGGAAAATACAGGGCGCTGGCCCTTGAGAGGGGTGGTGAGTGA
- the rrp4 gene encoding exosome complex RNA-binding protein Rrp4: MSEMKQIVMPGDEIDSSLGKPRNGVYKCGDQLYCSQYFGIVQKSEQFVDIVPFSGPYFPRRGDKVIGKIIEVGPSMWTVDINSPYYTLLHMNDTPWRTNAGNIKKFLGTGDYVYAKVMTVNEIKESWITLKDVGLRKLEGGHIASIQAPKVPRIIGKGGSMVNMIKDATETRIVVGQNGLIWVDGEPENVMAAIEAIKVVEREAHTTGLTDRMQKYLEEIKGGKNGNSV, from the coding sequence ATGTCGGAAATGAAACAGATAGTCATGCCAGGTGATGAGATAGATTCTTCACTTGGAAAGCCAAGAAATGGCGTATACAAATGCGGTGATCAGTTATACTGTTCCCAGTATTTCGGTATTGTGCAGAAAAGTGAGCAGTTCGTGGACATTGTCCCATTTTCGGGCCCTTACTTTCCAAGAAGGGGTGACAAGGTAATCGGGAAGATAATAGAGGTTGGCCCATCAATGTGGACTGTTGACATAAACTCCCCATATTACACGTTGCTGCACATGAACGACACTCCATGGAGAACAAATGCAGGTAATATCAAAAAATTCCTGGGCACTGGCGACTACGTTTACGCAAAGGTCATGACTGTCAACGAGATTAAGGAAAGCTGGATAACGCTAAAGGATGTGGGCCTGAGAAAACTTGAGGGCGGGCACATCGCCTCCATTCAGGCGCCCAAGGTTCCCAGAATAATAGGGAAGGGCGGATCCATGGTCAACATGATCAAGGACGCCACTGAAACAAGAATAGTGGTTGGCCAGAATGGACTCATATGGGTTGATGGAGAACCGGAAAATGTTATGGCCGCAATAGAGGCCATAAAGGTGGTGGAGAGGGAAGCACATACCACCGGATTGACGGACAGAATGCAGAAATATCTTGAGGAAATAAAGGGTGGAAAAAATGGGAACAGCGTCTGA
- a CDS encoding ribosome assembly factor SBDS, which translates to MVRVEDAIVARYESHGHKFEIFVDPDATDRIKEGKIDVENDLALDEIYKDARKGEKAGEESIKEVFKTTDVAQIAIEIIKKGQIQLTTEQRHEMLERRRKQIIDMISRESINPQTNAPHPPARISQAIDDAKIHIDPFKSAGEQLQAVLKAIKPILPIRMEKTKLAVKLTGDAYGKVYGEIARTGYLVREEWGKDGSWIGLLEVPAGMAGEIMSQLSRKSRDNVDIRVVKGK; encoded by the coding sequence ATGGTCAGAGTGGAGGACGCTATAGTGGCCAGATACGAATCTCATGGCCATAAGTTCGAGATATTTGTTGATCCAGATGCAACTGACAGGATCAAGGAAGGAAAGATTGATGTTGAAAACGATCTCGCCCTGGACGAAATATACAAGGATGCCAGAAAAGGCGAGAAAGCCGGAGAGGAATCAATAAAAGAAGTTTTCAAGACCACGGATGTTGCGCAGATTGCCATTGAAATCATAAAGAAGGGGCAGATCCAGCTTACCACGGAACAGAGGCACGAAATGCTGGAGAGAAGGCGGAAGCAGATTATTGACATGATTTCAAGGGAATCCATAAACCCACAGACAAATGCCCCCCATCCTCCTGCACGTATCTCACAAGCCATCGACGACGCAAAAATACATATTGATCCATTCAAGAGTGCAGGAGAGCAGCTTCAGGCTGTGCTTAAGGCAATAAAGCCCATCCTTCCCATAAGGATGGAAAAAACAAAGCTGGCAGTGAAACTTACAGGGGATGCCTATGGAAAAGTATACGGAGAGATAGCCAGAACCGGTTATCTCGTAAGGGAGGAATGGGGCAAGGACGGATCATGGATCGGGCTGCTGGAGGTTCCCGCAGGGATGGCAGGGGAGATCATGAGCCAGCTGAGCAGGAAATCAAGGGATAATGTGGACATCAGGGTTGTGAAGGGAAAGTAA
- the psmA gene encoding archaeal proteasome endopeptidase complex subunit alpha, with product MQQGQMAYDRAITVFSPDGRLFQVEYAREAVKKGSTAIGIRYKDGVALISDKKIRSRLVEQNSMEKIQPIDDYVATVTSGLVADARVLVDFARVAAQQEKITYGSLVNIENLVKKVADQMQQYTQYGGVRPYGVAMIFAGTDSMGPRLFDCDPAGTINEYKAVTIGALRDQVTAFLEKEYKEDLSENDAVILAIKALKTSNEDSAEFRHPEVATINVGNKFHVYQKEEVEKLMQKA from the coding sequence ATGCAGCAGGGCCAAATGGCATATGACAGAGCGATCACAGTTTTCTCACCAGACGGTAGACTTTTTCAGGTTGAATACGCAAGGGAAGCAGTAAAGAAAGGTTCGACGGCAATTGGAATCCGTTACAAGGACGGAGTAGCACTGATTTCCGACAAGAAGATTCGCAGCAGGCTGGTGGAGCAGAATTCCATGGAGAAAATCCAGCCCATTGATGATTACGTGGCAACAGTGACCTCTGGGCTCGTAGCCGACGCCAGAGTCCTGGTGGATTTTGCCAGGGTTGCGGCACAGCAGGAGAAAATCACCTACGGCTCACTGGTTAACATAGAGAACCTTGTTAAGAAGGTCGCAGACCAGATGCAGCAGTACACACAATACGGCGGAGTTAGGCCATATGGTGTGGCAATGATTTTTGCCGGTACGGACAGCATGGGTCCAAGGCTCTTCGACTGTGATCCTGCAGGAACCATAAATGAGTACAAGGCAGTCACAATAGGGGCACTCAGGGACCAGGTTACAGCTTTCCTTGAAAAAGAATACAAGGAAGACCTGTCTGAAAACGATGCAGTTATTCTTGCAATCAAGGCGCTGAAGACATCGAATGAGGACAGTGCAGAGTTCAGGCATCCCGAAGTTGCCACAATAAACGTCGGGAACAAGTTCCATGTTTACCAGAAGGAAGAAGTTGAGAAACTGATGCAAAAGGCGTAA
- a CDS encoding TatD family hydrolase, translated as MDAAELSRHGYIVMDDHMHLREDGRFTDAVHMFVSAGGNCINLVNVPREDFSLDHYYEILYANTISMGDTVRNKYGIAVLVTLGPYPLDYFRFMKAGYDPVSEMKKGMDLAIKLAKEGRCNALGEVGRPHFPVEDSVMSDSNEILEYGMELCRDASIPIMLHTEDLSEDSYSKLVEMARKSGLRPEMVVKHHALPQDLAIGVPVRKSILASKSNVRKALAISDDFLLETDYVDDPGSWKVIPPDSVPRRVSMILQEFEDWESFASRCCMELPTEIYGRESFKAIL; from the coding sequence ATGGATGCAGCAGAACTTTCCCGCCATGGTTACATTGTAATGGATGACCACATGCACCTGCGGGAGGATGGGAGGTTCACTGATGCTGTTCATATGTTTGTCTCTGCAGGAGGGAACTGCATAAATCTAGTCAACGTCCCCCGTGAGGATTTTTCTCTGGACCACTATTATGAGATCCTGTATGCCAACACGATCTCCATGGGGGACACCGTGCGGAATAAGTATGGGATTGCAGTGCTTGTTACCCTGGGACCATATCCACTGGACTACTTCAGGTTCATGAAAGCAGGGTATGATCCGGTTTCTGAAATGAAAAAGGGAATGGACCTTGCCATAAAGCTTGCAAAGGAAGGACGTTGCAACGCCCTTGGTGAAGTGGGCCGGCCGCATTTCCCTGTAGAGGACTCCGTTATGTCAGATTCCAATGAGATACTTGAATACGGTATGGAACTCTGCAGAGATGCGTCAATTCCCATAATGCTCCACACGGAGGACCTGTCAGAAGATTCGTACTCAAAGCTTGTGGAAATGGCGAGAAAATCTGGATTGCGCCCAGAAATGGTGGTGAAACATCATGCACTTCCGCAGGATCTTGCCATAGGCGTTCCTGTGCGAAAATCAATTCTTGCTTCAAAATCAAATGTCAGGAAGGCTCTTGCCATTTCTGATGATTTTCTTCTGGAAACTGACTATGTGGATGATCCGGGATCATGGAAGGTCATCCCCCCTGACAGTGTTCCAAGGAGAGTTTCCATGATACTACAGGAATTTGAAGACTGGGAATCTTTTGCCAGCAGATGCTGTATGGAACTCCCCACGGAAATTTATGGAAGGGAAAGTTTCAAGGCTATATTATAG
- a CDS encoding ISNCY family transposase — translation MFGIYHTFVITQDQYEAFRDNINTLIEEYRQKFSVPVISDTKKYEEIYRKRLLGMSVELRSMIDHASSIAINEYGRPSLLNAKEKAFILLTKEIMKLSNRRMAYGLPLFGIDRIISYKTVERLYSDPLVIMILNNLFIETLRKKEIGKCDAAGDGTGYSLTVTKHYRSMREKHGESVKKGQFVYSFALMDLSTRMYIGYAVSLRSERDAYMKALDMIANLRIDLESIRLDRYYSGQSILDDFSENTRIFIIPKKNSRIRGPWAWRHMILRFMNDPIAYLREYFKRSNSEAGFSSDKRSTGHMIFQRRKDRIETSGFCKGLLHNLMLVNG, via the coding sequence ATATTCGGTATATATCATACTTTCGTGATCACCCAGGATCAGTACGAGGCATTCAGGGATAACATCAACACACTGATAGAAGAGTACAGGCAGAAATTCTCAGTGCCGGTGATCTCAGATACAAAGAAATATGAGGAAATATACAGGAAAAGACTTCTTGGAATGTCAGTGGAACTCAGATCCATGATCGATCATGCATCCTCCATTGCCATAAATGAATATGGCAGGCCATCTTTACTGAACGCTAAGGAGAAAGCATTCATACTCCTGACAAAGGAGATAATGAAGCTAAGCAACAGGAGAATGGCATATGGGCTGCCGCTGTTTGGAATTGACAGAATCATCTCATACAAGACCGTTGAAAGGCTCTATTCAGATCCCCTTGTTATCATGATACTGAACAACCTCTTCATTGAAACACTGAGGAAAAAGGAGATCGGGAAATGTGATGCTGCTGGCGATGGAACAGGCTATTCCCTCACTGTAACCAAGCATTACCGATCAATGAGGGAGAAACATGGAGAATCCGTAAAGAAAGGGCAGTTCGTCTATTCATTCGCCCTGATGGACCTCAGTACAAGGATGTACATTGGGTATGCCGTCTCCCTCAGATCGGAGAGGGACGCATACATGAAAGCCCTGGACATGATCGCCAATCTGAGGATAGATCTGGAAAGCATCAGGCTGGACAGATACTATTCTGGACAGAGCATACTTGATGACTTCTCTGAAAACACAAGGATATTCATCATACCGAAGAAGAATTCCAGAATAAGGGGGCCATGGGCATGGAGGCATATGATCCTTAGGTTCATGAACGATCCCATAGCATACCTGAGGGAATACTTCAAAAGAAGCAACTCCGAGGCAGGATTCTCCTCAGACAAGAGATCGACAGGGCACATGATATTCCAGAGAAGAAAAGATCGTATAGAGACCTCAGGATTCTGCAAGGGACTTCTGCACAACCTGATGCTTGTGAATGGGTAG
- a CDS encoding DUF2080 family transposase-associated protein — protein MKKVQVVEANEITVRNIQAYMEKVVTKFGSGAKVDCPKEFLGKKAYLIIEKDQE, from the coding sequence GTGAAGAAGGTTCAGGTTGTTGAGGCCAATGAGATTACTGTAAGAAACATTCAAGCCTATATGGAAAAAGTTGTGACAAAATTCGGATCAGGAGCAAAGGTGGATTGCCCCAAGGAATTCCTGGGAAAGAAGGCCTATCTCATAATTGAAAAAGACCAGGAGTGA
- a CDS encoding glycosyltransferase: protein MISIVVTTKNEGKNLPLLLDSLRGQCSGHEIVIVDSYSKDNTADVVQHYSEFLPIVFRRERSSRGGGRNLGVQLSRGDYVLFLDGDVTASSDLIESYQRATASGADVIAGNTIPTGVEKFRLERVKLFVNGFEITSPSANLCYRKDTFLKLGGFDESFVTAEDIDLNFRAVSHGYRAETCSGCTVHNSTRSGTGAFLKQAFWNGYGRYQLRRKHRNEWDLVTKGKPLRENHGLMNLLRLGFGSLGYAYAIIRGGKYP from the coding sequence TTGATATCCATAGTTGTTACCACAAAGAATGAGGGAAAGAATCTTCCTCTTCTTCTGGACAGCCTGAGGGGTCAGTGTAGTGGCCACGAGATTGTAATAGTAGATTCATACAGTAAGGATAACACGGCTGATGTTGTCCAGCATTATTCGGAATTTCTCCCCATAGTCTTCAGGAGGGAGAGAAGTTCCAGGGGAGGCGGCAGGAATCTCGGCGTGCAACTGTCCAGAGGCGATTACGTCCTGTTCCTGGATGGAGATGTTACCGCATCTTCTGACCTTATTGAATCATACCAAAGAGCCACTGCTTCAGGTGCGGATGTCATAGCAGGAAATACCATTCCCACAGGCGTTGAAAAATTCAGGCTGGAGAGGGTCAAGCTGTTTGTTAATGGATTTGAAATCACCTCGCCCTCAGCAAACCTCTGCTACAGGAAAGACACATTCCTGAAACTGGGCGGATTTGACGAATCCTTTGTGACGGCCGAGGACATAGACCTTAACTTCAGGGCTGTTTCCCATGGATACAGGGCGGAAACCTGCAGCGGCTGCACGGTACACAACAGCACCAGGTCCGGAACTGGCGCATTCCTGAAACAGGCATTCTGGAACGGATATGGAAGATACCAGCTGAGAAGGAAGCACAGAAATGAGTGGGATCTTGTGACTAAGGGAAAACCGCTCAGGGAAAACCATGGCCTGATGAATTTGCTGAGGCTCGGCTTCGGGTCTCTGGGGTATGCCTATGCAATTATACGCGGGGGAAAATATCCCTGA
- a CDS encoding AarF/ABC1/UbiB kinase family protein, whose translation MQFEDNVLKGVRRSEIRIFFKLYPVFRRYLKDRDEAKSEEESTWSYRRERNGVKAVNAFISLGPTFIKLGQVLSARPDLLPREYIKSFEKLQDEVPPAPFAEVKPIIERNLGPISDRFDSFNTEAISGASLGQVYRAVYNGKEVAVKVNRPDVENILRRDLYIINRMLKLARGHVENFLYLSVMNVVSDFNSRIYDEVDYRKEASNAQRIRKNLKGRENIVVPEIIPELSSKEVLTLEYVSGIKITDVEKLSATGIDLKNLAWRLDLTFMRMLLRDDIFHADPHPGNISVMPDGRIILYDFGMVGTLDSKTRFSLLSLYDGLVNTDPDAIMDALISMGALSPVANRAIMRKSMELAIANFYGRSPDEAEVRELFEIANNVIFEFPFRLPRSLVLYMRMSSLLEGVCLQLDPEFKFVKILRELLYREGLLDELYRRQLRDFVKKTVTSLEKGIDALPLLKRRLEESEQPAPRKVDRKIPASIFLGSVLIASVLTMVQRPLLAGVAIAADLVGFLVVLVRK comes from the coding sequence ATGCAGTTTGAAGATAATGTCCTGAAGGGGGTAAGAAGATCTGAGATAAGGATATTCTTCAAGTTATATCCAGTTTTCAGAAGATACCTGAAGGACAGGGACGAGGCCAAGAGCGAGGAGGAATCGACATGGAGCTACAGGCGTGAAAGGAACGGCGTGAAAGCCGTAAATGCGTTCATAAGCCTTGGTCCCACCTTCATCAAGCTCGGCCAGGTCCTTTCCGCAAGGCCGGATCTTCTTCCCCGGGAATATATAAAGTCCTTTGAGAAGCTTCAGGATGAGGTTCCACCCGCCCCTTTCGCTGAAGTTAAGCCAATAATTGAGCGCAATCTCGGTCCCATCTCGGATCGCTTTGACAGTTTCAATACAGAGGCGATATCAGGCGCTTCCCTGGGGCAGGTATACAGGGCAGTTTACAACGGAAAGGAGGTTGCGGTCAAAGTGAACCGTCCAGATGTTGAAAACATCCTCCGCAGAGATCTGTATATCATTAACAGGATGCTGAAACTTGCCAGGGGACATGTTGAGAATTTTCTCTACCTGAGCGTAATGAATGTTGTCAGTGACTTCAACTCCCGGATTTACGATGAGGTGGACTACAGGAAGGAGGCTTCAAATGCCCAGAGAATCAGGAAAAACCTGAAGGGGAGAGAAAACATTGTGGTGCCTGAGATCATTCCTGAACTGAGCAGCAAGGAAGTCCTCACCCTTGAGTATGTCAGCGGCATAAAAATCACTGACGTAGAGAAGCTCAGTGCGACAGGCATAGACCTGAAGAACCTAGCTTGGAGGCTTGACCTTACATTCATGAGAATGCTTCTCCGCGACGATATATTCCACGCAGATCCGCATCCAGGAAACATATCAGTCATGCCGGATGGCCGAATCATACTCTACGACTTTGGTATGGTTGGCACACTTGACAGCAAGACACGTTTCTCACTGCTCTCACTCTATGACGGCCTGGTGAACACCGATCCTGATGCAATAATGGATGCCCTGATCTCCATGGGGGCACTTTCCCCTGTAGCCAACCGTGCAATCATGAGGAAAAGCATGGAACTTGCCATTGCAAATTTCTACGGGAGGAGCCCTGACGAAGCCGAAGTCAGGGAACTCTTTGAGATTGCCAACAATGTGATTTTCGAATTCCCCTTCAGACTTCCAAGGTCCCTTGTCCTCTACATGAGGATGTCTTCCCTTCTTGAAGGAGTGTGCCTGCAGCTTGATCCTGAATTCAAGTTCGTGAAGATTCTCAGAGAGCTCCTCTACAGGGAAGGCCTGCTTGATGAGCTTTACAGGAGGCAGCTGCGGGATTTCGTCAAGAAAACAGTAACGTCCCTGGAAAAAGGCATAGACGCACTTCCACTTCTCAAGAGGCGTCTTGAGGAAAGTGAACAGCCAGCACCAAGAAAGGTTGACAGGAAGATCCCCGCATCAATTTTCCTTGGATCCGTGCTAATAGCGTCGGTCCTGACCATGGTTCAGAGGCCGCTCCTTGCTGGAGTGGCCATAGCTGCTGACCTTGTTGGTTTTCTGGTTGTCCTGGTAAGAAAGTAG
- the hsp14 gene encoding archaeal heat shock protein Hsp14, with protein MYNPLKYFTGEVAKNLSDRAKEIMTFLYPPVTMYEESGEIVIEADLPGFDKKDITVRLEKDSLTISAEREVTTKGVVYMDQRPDRFMKRIKLPVEVDQDVNYSAKYTNGVLVIKIPAKGVKTIKVE; from the coding sequence ATGTACAACCCGCTTAAGTATTTCACAGGAGAAGTTGCAAAGAACCTCTCAGACAGGGCCAAGGAAATAATGACTTTTCTATATCCGCCGGTCACAATGTATGAGGAATCTGGCGAGATTGTCATTGAGGCCGATCTACCCGGGTTTGACAAGAAAGACATAACGGTCAGGCTGGAGAAGGATTCACTCACCATATCAGCTGAAAGAGAAGTAACCACGAAAGGCGTTGTATACATGGACCAGAGGCCCGACAGATTCATGAAGAGGATCAAGCTTCCGGTTGAGGTTGACCAGGATGTGAACTATTCAGCCAAATACACCAATGGCGTTCTGGTAATCAAGATACCTGCCAAGGGTGTAAAGACCATCAAGGTGGAGTAA
- the meaB gene encoding methylmalonyl Co-A mutase-associated GTPase MeaB: protein MLDSLVSGIFNGDARSISRAITIVENDGDSDTVRNLIREIFPRTGNAHIVGITGPPGIGKSTMIGRICSLLSEQGKKVSVVAIDASSPFTGGSLLGNRIRMQESLTKHGVFMRSLANRGLTGGLSRSIWDTVKILDAAGSDYIIVETVGAGQADLDISNLADTVVVVLGPGLGDEIQAIKAGIMEIGNIFVINKMDRQGAYIAMKDIEETLAMMPRGEWKPPVVGLNSMNGDGYDKLLDLIDRHRAFSLNHPEVRMRKFRTELQMHIDEELRRKFRKDISGILQDDIRIRRYLEDRVDPYSAAEGIVEEIA, encoded by the coding sequence GTGCTTGACAGTCTTGTTTCCGGCATATTTAATGGCGATGCCAGATCAATATCCAGAGCCATAACAATTGTTGAGAATGATGGCGATTCAGATACCGTGAGAAATCTTATCAGGGAAATTTTTCCCCGGACAGGAAACGCCCACATCGTTGGCATCACAGGTCCCCCTGGCATAGGGAAGAGCACCATGATTGGGCGAATATGCTCGCTGCTCTCAGAACAGGGGAAGAAGGTATCTGTTGTTGCCATCGACGCATCAAGCCCCTTCACCGGCGGATCTCTACTGGGAAACCGGATCAGGATGCAGGAATCCCTGACAAAGCATGGGGTTTTCATGAGAAGCCTTGCAAACCGCGGGCTGACTGGCGGGCTATCCAGATCAATATGGGACACCGTGAAGATACTGGACGCTGCAGGCTCCGATTACATAATTGTTGAAACAGTGGGGGCGGGACAGGCGGATCTGGACATTTCAAACCTTGCTGATACTGTGGTTGTTGTGCTTGGGCCAGGACTTGGCGACGAGATACAGGCCATCAAGGCCGGAATCATGGAAATAGGGAACATATTTGTCATAAACAAGATGGACAGGCAGGGGGCATACATAGCCATGAAGGACATAGAGGAAACCCTTGCCATGATGCCAAGAGGAGAATGGAAACCGCCGGTGGTGGGCCTGAACTCCATGAATGGAGATGGCTACGACAAGCTTCTGGATCTCATAGACAGGCACAGGGCTTTCTCACTGAACCACCCTGAGGTCAGAATGAGGAAATTCAGGACGGAATTGCAGATGCACATAGACGAGGAACTGAGGCGGAAATTCAGGAAGGATATATCAGGCATACTGCAGGATGACATCAGGATCAGAAGATATCTGGAAGATCGTGTGGATCCCTATTCCGCTGCGGAAGGCATTGTAGAGGAAATAGCATAA
- a CDS encoding cobalamin B12-binding domain-containing protein, with the protein MSEGKSLEPGKNQSLFNERPIKILLAKPGIDGHDRGILVLAKAFRDAGMEVIYAGLLPTPEQVVDTAINEDVDVVALSLLNGAHMTVFKKVADLMREKGVKDIAIVGGGTIPDADKPKLERMGISGNYGPGTQISVIIDHIRKRAEEVRKLKSAGQ; encoded by the coding sequence ATGTCGGAAGGAAAGTCTTTGGAACCTGGAAAGAACCAGTCATTGTTTAATGAGCGGCCCATAAAGATTCTGCTTGCGAAGCCTGGAATCGACGGTCACGACAGGGGAATACTGGTACTGGCCAAGGCATTCAGGGATGCGGGCATGGAAGTGATATATGCCGGATTGCTCCCAACTCCGGAACAGGTCGTGGATACAGCTATCAATGAGGATGTTGATGTGGTTGCCCTCAGCCTGCTCAATGGCGCCCACATGACAGTTTTCAAGAAAGTTGCAGACCTTATGAGGGAAAAGGGCGTGAAGGACATAGCAATTGTTGGAGGCGGTACCATACCGGATGCTGATAAACCAAAGCTGGAAAGGATGGGCATTTCCGGGAATTACGGCCCGGGAACCCAGATTTCAGTCATAATTGATCACATCAGGAAACGGGCTGAGGAAGTAAGGAAGCTCAAGAGTGCAGGTCAGTGA